ACCTTACAGCTCTTGGTAATGTAGTGGTCACTTCGCGTGAGGGATATGTACTCGAGACCGAAAGCCTTGTCTGGTTGAACATTGTCGAGCAGATCCATACAGAAGATTTCGTAAAGGTGACTAGAGGGGCCGATATCCTTACAGGGTATGGTTTTCAGGGATATCCGGAATTGAAGAATATAGATATCAAGAGAGATGTCAGAGCCTATTTGAAGGACGATGAGGGACTCGTCGACGATGAGGTCGAAAGGGAGCGTACGGGTAGTGAGGAATAACAGCGCCGAAAACCTGGAACCAGAAGTCGAAAGGGTCGGCCTCGGATGTGTCGGGCTGGTAAAGGTATATGGGAAGAGGTGTGTGGTCGACAAGGTGTCGATCAAGGTGAAGAGGGGGGAAGTAGTAGGGCTTCTGGGGCCGAATGGCGCCGGCAAGACCACGACTTTCTACATGATCACAGGGATGATCAGGCCCGACGGAGGAGAGGTATTCCTCGACGGAGATAATGTGACGTCCCTGCCGATGTATAAAAGGGCAAGAAAAGGTATCGGGTACCTCCCCCAGGAGGCATCGATATTCAGGCAGCTCAGCGTGGAGGACAATCTCAAGGCGATATTACAGACCCTGCCCATTTCCAGGGCGGAGCAGAAAGAGCGCCTGGAATCACTTCTCGCCGAGCTCAATATCGAACATCTGAAAAAGAGCTACGGGTACCAGCTTTCGGGAGGGGAACGAAGGAGAGTCGAAGTGACGAGGTCGCTTGTTACCGATCCATCG
The DNA window shown above is from Candidatus Latescibacterota bacterium and carries:
- the lptC gene encoding LPS export ABC transporter periplasmic protein LptC, with protein sequence LTALGNVVVTSREGYVLETESLVWLNIVEQIHTEDFVKVTRGADILTGYGFQGYPELKNIDIKRDVRAYLKDDEGLVDDEVERERTGSEE
- the lptB gene encoding LPS export ABC transporter ATP-binding protein → MRSKGSVRVVRNNSAENLEPEVERVGLGCVGLVKVYGKRCVVDKVSIKVKRGEVVGLLGPNGAGKTTTFYMITGMIRPDGGEVFLDGDNVTSLPMYKRARKGIGYLPQEASIFRQLSVEDNLKAILQTLPISRAEQKERLESLLAELNIEHLKKSYGYQLSGGERRRVEVTRSLVTDPSFMLLDEPFAGIDPIAVADLQGIVLKLKEKGLGVLITDHNVRETLSITDRAYIMYEGSIKRSGTADDLASDPEVREIYLGEAFRL